CGAGAGCGATGACGACGGCGGCAATGACGGCGCTGGTGAAGTTCTTGACCGTCAGGCCCAGGTTCAGTCGGCTGACGATCATGAGAACGACGGCGGCGGCGACAGCCCAAACGAGGAAATTGATGATGACACCCATGTGCGGCTTTCTCCTGTAAGAGTGATGAAAGATGGAGAATCGACGATGAGCCAACTGCACCGAGGACAAGTATAGCACAATCGGGCAAAAGTCAACACCGTTCGCACGAGGGCGCGCTCGTCCCGCCGCCCAGCATCGTTCGCACCCGTTCGCACGTGGGCGTGCTCACTCCGCCGTTCATGAAAACCGTTCGCACGAGGGGGCGCTCATCCCGTCGCCCATCATCGTTCGCACCCGTTCGCACGTGGGCGTGCTCACTCCGCCGTTCATGGTTCACGTTTCACGCCTCACGGAACACGAAACACGAAACACGGAACACGAAACACGGAACGCGCCTCACGTTTCACGCCTCACGCCTCACGGAACACGCCTCACTTCTCCGCCTTCTCCAAATCCCGCCCGACATCGCGCCGGAAATCCCAGGCCAGATACTCGTGGCTCATCGGCAACGAGAGCTCCAGCGAACTGATCGGCTGGATGGCGGCCTGCACCTTCCCCGGACGGCATTCCAGCAGATGCCCGCCCGCGGTCAAATCGTAGGAGAGAAAATGCAGGTGCAGGCCGGGCACATTGAGTGAGGCCATGTAGTCGGGGGTGTAGAACCCGGCCAGCGTGCCCTCGGTGGCCTGGAACTGGAACACATGCTGCTCTTTGGCCACGTCCACCAGCGGCCGGTAACACACCTGTTTGGGCACCGAACGGGCGCGGAGAGAGGCAAAGAGGCCGTCGATGCGGATGGCATAGAACAGGTTGGGCGAGGGCAGCAGCCGCGACAGCCATCCCAGAAAGGCGTCGTACTCCATCTCGCCCTCGCTTTCGGCGAAAATCGAGGGCCGGAAGTGCGTGACGCAGGCGAAGGGCGTCAGCTGGTCGTCGGCGACAGCGATTATCCGACCATCGGAGTCGATTTGGTGGACGCGGCCATCCAGCATCACCATCTCACCGTCGAGATCGTTGAACGTGCCCAGGCCAAAATCGCCGTGGCGTTTGATCTGCGAAAAGGGGATGTTCTCTTCGTAGATGCCTTCGACCAGGGCATTGACGGGGGCGCAGAGGTAGATGCGGCCGTGAGGGTGGATAGAGGGATCGGGGTGGGGCATTTTTCGTCCGGTGGGAGAAGTAGGAGGGAAGGGGCGAATGATACCCATGCGAGGGATAAGCAGCAAATTGGCTCAGAATGCCTCCGCCGATTTCCCTTTCCACCCCACACCTGCTACACTTCCTCCTTCGACCGGGACGGCGATAGCGAATCGCTGCACCCCGGCATCATTTACCTACGTTCTTTTGGGCTGAGAGTGCGACTTGGCTCACCGGAGTCAAGGAGTACTCCTCGATGAATTTCAAACAGTTTGCGCTCGACCCGCGTCTCGACGCG
This genomic window from Caldilineales bacterium contains:
- the budA gene encoding acetolactate decarboxylase, which produces MPHPDPSIHPHGRIYLCAPVNALVEGIYEENIPFSQIKRHGDFGLGTFNDLDGEMVMLDGRVHQIDSDGRIIAVADDQLTPFACVTHFRPSIFAESEGEMEYDAFLGWLSRLLPSPNLFYAIRIDGLFASLRARSVPKQVCYRPLVDVAKEQHVFQFQATEGTLAGFYTPDYMASLNVPGLHLHFLSYDLTAGGHLLECRPGKVQAAIQPISSLELSLPMSHEYLAWDFRRDVGRDLEKAEK